The Temnothorax longispinosus isolate EJ_2023e chromosome 4, Tlon_JGU_v1, whole genome shotgun sequence genome has a window encoding:
- the Rbpn-5 gene encoding rab GTPase-binding effector protein 2 isoform X1, which yields MENQDDRTVRANGNEDPQTKISRLESENVKMREEFNVQRAKMKELFLQKEVELKRRLEENMGLQKENLRLKNELDEAKSQLVVADLKIQNDIMMEKRKAQEEIASLQQVIHETVEESSCSRKQLVSEVSKLQLALSKLQEENALLKTQLPRDPPTDGPQISLSTVTKTLARKVVSQLGADSLSLGPDNLEESMRKVKKYAQEDAEVLRSLVVPLEEEIKALKEKLRSTDDELQKYKEVLIKRRQQEPGSFEPSCDMCVNYEAQLVKVEATAKDLEKQLLDSQRMLQAQKEDLAKEVEFRKEMEEKWNEKKEEHKIKVAELTVTSQTAQQNLLELKKTFEQIQRSVSEELCKLTRGREEVQRHLTALQMENENLVGKHSKHSQQLQSESINMPNTVEELHMSLLKIREDLITAKVAQEVAQEKEETLRYEVTLLREQMEQESRVKEQDNAVLKNEISGLRAQLDKYIRDHRTLADKEEKLDRLEKQLQEVQKEKKDADSVTTELRQRVMSLQQELDTSEAVQKDFVRLSQSLQVQLERIRQAGSEVRWQHEEDVEECPSCHTTFSVTKKKVHCRHCGHIFCQSCLSHVVNSGPKQRPSRVCDVCHTLLVQDTAPYFSQEPPHTPD from the exons ATGGAGAACCAGGACGATCGGACGGTCAGAGCGAACGGAAACG AGGATCCACAGACGAAGATCAGCCGATTGGAGTCGGAGAACGTTAAGATGCGAGAGGAATTTAATGTACAAAGGGCCAAGATGAAGGAGTTGTTCCTTCAGAAAGAGG TGGAATTAAAACGGAGGCTAGAGGAAAATATGGGCCTGCAGAAGGAAAATTTGAGACTGAAGAATGAGCTGGACGAAGCAAAGAGCCAACTAGTCGTCGCGGATCTTAAAATACAGAATGATATAATGATGGAGAAGAGGAAGGCCCAGGAGGAGATAGCATCTTTGCAACAGGTTATACACGAAACGGTGGAGGAGTCCTCCTGCTCTAGGAAGCAGCTTGTCAGCGAAGTGTCGAAATTACAACTGGCTCTTTCTAAGCTTCAAGAAGAGAATGCGCTGCTGAAAACGCAATTGCCGCGCGACCCGCCGACGGACGGGCCGCAAATCTCGTTGTCTACAGTAACCAAGACATTAGCTAGAAAAGTGGTATCGCAATTAGGCGCGGATTCCTTATCTTTAGGCCCTGACAATTTAGAAGAAAGCATGCggaaggtaaaaaaatat gcGCAAGAAGATGCGGAAGTTTTACGTTCATTGGTTGTTCCACTTGAGGAGGAGATAAAAGCTTTAAAGGAGAAACTGAGATCAACCGATGAcgaattacaaaaatataaagaagttCTAATAAAGAGACGGCAGCAAGAACCTGGTTCCTTCGAGCCGTCGTGTGATATGTGCGTCAACTACGAAGCGCAATTAGTCAAAGTAGAAGCGACTGCCAAGGATTTGGAGAAGCAGTTGTTGGACTCTCAACGTATGCTGCAAGCTCAAAAGGAGGATCTAGCTAAGGAAGTTGAATTTCGAAAGGAGATGGAGGAAAAGTGGAAtgagaagaaagaggagcaTAAAATCAAAGTTGCGGAGCTCACCGTTACCTCGCAGACGGCGCAGCAAAATTTACTAGAGTTGAAGAAAACTTTTGAACAAATTCAAAGGAGTGTATCGGAGGAACTTTGTAAATTGACACGAGGCAGAGAAGAAGTACAGAGACATCTTACTGC ACTTCAGATGGAGAATGAAAATCTTGTGGGCAAACATAGTAAACATTCGCAACAACTTCAAAGTGAGAGTATCAATATGCCAAACACTGTTGAGGAACTGCATATGAGCCTTCTAAAAATTCGCGAAGATTTAATTACAGCCAAAGTGGCTCAAGAAGTTGCACAGGAGAAGGAAGAAACATTGCGATACGAAGTTACTTTACTGAGAGAACAAATGGAGCAGGAGAGTAGGGTTAAGGAACAAGACAATGCTGTATTAAAGAATGAAATAAGTGGGTTGAG AGCgcaattagataaatatataagagatCATCGTACACTCGCCGATAAAGAAGAGAAACTTGATCGGTTGGAAAAACAGCTGCAGGAAGTTcagaaagagaagaaggatGCAGACTCAGTTACAACTGAATTGCGACAAAGAGTTATGAGTCTACAGCAAGAATTAGATACCAGCGAGGCAGTACAGAAAGACTTTGTTCGATTATCACAATCATTACAG GTACAACTGGAAAGGATTAGACAGGCAGGTAGCGAAGTAAGATGGCAACATGAAGAGGATGTCGAAGAGTGTCCTAGTTGTCACACCACATTCTCAGTCACAAAAAAGAAG GTACATTGTCGTCACTGTGGCCATATATTTTGTCAATCTTGCCTCTCACACGTTGTGAACAGTGGGCCGAAACAAAGACCATCCAGAGTCTGTGATGTTTGTCATACTTTATTAGTGCAAGATACCGCACCATACTTCAGCCAAGAACCTCCACATACACCTGACTAA
- the Rbpn-5 gene encoding rab GTPase-binding effector protein 2 isoform X2 has product MENQDDRTVRANGNEDPQTKISRLESENVKMREEFNVQRAKMKELFLQKEVELKRRLEENMGLQKENLRLKNELDEAKSQLVVADLKIQNDIMMEKRKAQEEIASLQQVIHETVEESSCSRKQLVSEVSKLQLALSKLQEENALLKTQLPRDPPTDGPQISLSTVTKTLARKVVSQLGADSLSLGPDNLEESMRKAQEDAEVLRSLVVPLEEEIKALKEKLRSTDDELQKYKEVLIKRRQQEPGSFEPSCDMCVNYEAQLVKVEATAKDLEKQLLDSQRMLQAQKEDLAKEVEFRKEMEEKWNEKKEEHKIKVAELTVTSQTAQQNLLELKKTFEQIQRSVSEELCKLTRGREEVQRHLTALQMENENLVGKHSKHSQQLQSESINMPNTVEELHMSLLKIREDLITAKVAQEVAQEKEETLRYEVTLLREQMEQESRVKEQDNAVLKNEISGLRAQLDKYIRDHRTLADKEEKLDRLEKQLQEVQKEKKDADSVTTELRQRVMSLQQELDTSEAVQKDFVRLSQSLQVQLERIRQAGSEVRWQHEEDVEECPSCHTTFSVTKKKVHCRHCGHIFCQSCLSHVVNSGPKQRPSRVCDVCHTLLVQDTAPYFSQEPPHTPD; this is encoded by the exons ATGGAGAACCAGGACGATCGGACGGTCAGAGCGAACGGAAACG AGGATCCACAGACGAAGATCAGCCGATTGGAGTCGGAGAACGTTAAGATGCGAGAGGAATTTAATGTACAAAGGGCCAAGATGAAGGAGTTGTTCCTTCAGAAAGAGG TGGAATTAAAACGGAGGCTAGAGGAAAATATGGGCCTGCAGAAGGAAAATTTGAGACTGAAGAATGAGCTGGACGAAGCAAAGAGCCAACTAGTCGTCGCGGATCTTAAAATACAGAATGATATAATGATGGAGAAGAGGAAGGCCCAGGAGGAGATAGCATCTTTGCAACAGGTTATACACGAAACGGTGGAGGAGTCCTCCTGCTCTAGGAAGCAGCTTGTCAGCGAAGTGTCGAAATTACAACTGGCTCTTTCTAAGCTTCAAGAAGAGAATGCGCTGCTGAAAACGCAATTGCCGCGCGACCCGCCGACGGACGGGCCGCAAATCTCGTTGTCTACAGTAACCAAGACATTAGCTAGAAAAGTGGTATCGCAATTAGGCGCGGATTCCTTATCTTTAGGCCCTGACAATTTAGAAGAAAGCATGCggaag gcGCAAGAAGATGCGGAAGTTTTACGTTCATTGGTTGTTCCACTTGAGGAGGAGATAAAAGCTTTAAAGGAGAAACTGAGATCAACCGATGAcgaattacaaaaatataaagaagttCTAATAAAGAGACGGCAGCAAGAACCTGGTTCCTTCGAGCCGTCGTGTGATATGTGCGTCAACTACGAAGCGCAATTAGTCAAAGTAGAAGCGACTGCCAAGGATTTGGAGAAGCAGTTGTTGGACTCTCAACGTATGCTGCAAGCTCAAAAGGAGGATCTAGCTAAGGAAGTTGAATTTCGAAAGGAGATGGAGGAAAAGTGGAAtgagaagaaagaggagcaTAAAATCAAAGTTGCGGAGCTCACCGTTACCTCGCAGACGGCGCAGCAAAATTTACTAGAGTTGAAGAAAACTTTTGAACAAATTCAAAGGAGTGTATCGGAGGAACTTTGTAAATTGACACGAGGCAGAGAAGAAGTACAGAGACATCTTACTGC ACTTCAGATGGAGAATGAAAATCTTGTGGGCAAACATAGTAAACATTCGCAACAACTTCAAAGTGAGAGTATCAATATGCCAAACACTGTTGAGGAACTGCATATGAGCCTTCTAAAAATTCGCGAAGATTTAATTACAGCCAAAGTGGCTCAAGAAGTTGCACAGGAGAAGGAAGAAACATTGCGATACGAAGTTACTTTACTGAGAGAACAAATGGAGCAGGAGAGTAGGGTTAAGGAACAAGACAATGCTGTATTAAAGAATGAAATAAGTGGGTTGAG AGCgcaattagataaatatataagagatCATCGTACACTCGCCGATAAAGAAGAGAAACTTGATCGGTTGGAAAAACAGCTGCAGGAAGTTcagaaagagaagaaggatGCAGACTCAGTTACAACTGAATTGCGACAAAGAGTTATGAGTCTACAGCAAGAATTAGATACCAGCGAGGCAGTACAGAAAGACTTTGTTCGATTATCACAATCATTACAG GTACAACTGGAAAGGATTAGACAGGCAGGTAGCGAAGTAAGATGGCAACATGAAGAGGATGTCGAAGAGTGTCCTAGTTGTCACACCACATTCTCAGTCACAAAAAAGAAG GTACATTGTCGTCACTGTGGCCATATATTTTGTCAATCTTGCCTCTCACACGTTGTGAACAGTGGGCCGAAACAAAGACCATCCAGAGTCTGTGATGTTTGTCATACTTTATTAGTGCAAGATACCGCACCATACTTCAGCCAAGAACCTCCACATACACCTGACTAA